The following are encoded in a window of Paraburkholderia sp. HP33-1 genomic DNA:
- a CDS encoding helix-turn-helix domain-containing protein — translation MSAAGNTVFGSRLKEARLRAGLSQKSLGIAAGLDPFVASTRINRYELDIHKVDYPFACRLAAELSVPVAYFYTDDDELAELILLYGQASKRARSRLLAAAREM, via the coding sequence ATGTCGGCAGCAGGAAATACGGTTTTTGGAAGTCGGCTGAAAGAAGCCCGGCTTCGCGCCGGCCTGTCGCAAAAATCGCTTGGCATCGCGGCCGGTCTTGATCCGTTCGTCGCCAGCACGCGCATCAATCGCTATGAACTGGATATCCACAAGGTGGATTACCCGTTCGCCTGCCGGCTGGCGGCTGAGCTTTCGGTGCCCGTGGCGTACTTCTATACAGACGACGACGAACTGGCGGAATTGATCCTGCTGTACGGACAGGCATCGAAGCGGGCGCGAAGCCGGTTGCTTGCCGCTGCCCGCGAAATGTAA
- a CDS encoding type II toxin-antitoxin system CcdA family antitoxin, which translates to MATYTGIPERRANASPTENLLSEAKNLGVDVSNVTEAELARATSDRRAELWLKENAEAIAYYNDYIEKNGLPLENYRKF; encoded by the coding sequence ATGGCGACCTATACCGGTATCCCGGAAAGAAGGGCGAATGCCTCGCCGACTGAAAACCTTCTTTCTGAGGCAAAAAATCTGGGCGTTGATGTCTCGAACGTGACAGAAGCGGAACTTGCCCGCGCCACGTCCGACAGGCGTGCCGAGCTATGGCTGAAGGAAAACGCGGAAGCGATCGCGTACTACAACGACTACATCGAGAAAAATGGTCTACCGCTCGAAAACTACCGGAAGTTCTGA
- a CDS encoding DUF7673 family protein produces MSTRDPFQEFLNQILHNNQPNQDLVDDGVPALRRLFAIAHEDSGASYVVALFLLGLYNSKRFPFQLTDLRMLDRECFDDVLRVLKMDTLACSHSIDQYFCLGAKRFEQLAIDWGLVDSSD; encoded by the coding sequence ATGTCGACTCGCGACCCCTTCCAGGAATTTCTCAACCAGATCCTGCACAATAACCAGCCCAACCAGGACCTCGTCGACGATGGGGTTCCTGCCCTGCGCCGGCTGTTCGCCATCGCCCACGAGGACTCAGGAGCGAGCTATGTCGTTGCCCTGTTCCTGCTCGGCCTGTACAACTCGAAGCGTTTCCCGTTTCAGCTCACCGACCTGCGCATGCTCGACCGGGAATGCTTCGACGACGTACTTCGTGTTCTTAAAATGGACACCCTGGCCTGCTCGCACAGTATCGATCAATATTTTTGCCTTGGTGCAAAACGCTTCGAGCAACTGGCGATCGACTGGGGGCTCGTTGACTCATCCGACTAA